The Salvia miltiorrhiza cultivar Shanhuang (shh) chromosome 1, IMPLAD_Smil_shh, whole genome shotgun sequence genome has a window encoding:
- the LOC131005338 gene encoding NDR1/HIN1-like protein 10 has translation MRNIFKGKVGSIPNQQQNYQYDAESVRRATCLRRIFAFVIGLIVIFGTVTFIVWLILRPQLPEFRVDSLSISNFTLDNDLLISFTSEIKLTAKNPNKKMKLGYDHIETAIYYQSYSLSETTVVPFYQGTKNETSLTARFAAAGSFLEKVAVDEITGERGKNDNVNFNLRMLSRVRFEAKVWRTRRRFLKVFCGDLVLGLPTSGRSGVLTGGPRQCRVEAFPLSLNHQNRFLSPFSPLSSLISLCFSPLSLSLRHCSLLRRELPAVVPLTSLRSRHRLPSVLPLSLASPIADGQGWSASPATSLPLIPLSRFRQRTAKKEPPLQIFSGPFCCWLGVEPTRNFKKNIK, from the exons ATGCGGAATATTTttaagggcaaag tggGCTCCATCCCCAaccagcagcagaactaccaaTACGACGCCGAGTCCGTCCGCCGCGCCACCTGCCTCCGCCGCATCTTCGCTTTCGTGATCGGCCTCATCGTCATCTTCGGCACAGTCACCTTCATCGTCTGGCTCATCCTTCGCCCCCAGCTCCCCGAGTTTCGAGTCGACTCCTTGTCTATATCCAATTTCACGCTCGACAACGACTTGCTCATCTCCTTCACCTCCGAGATCAAGCTGACCGCCAAAAACCCTAACAAGAAGATGAAGCTCGGCTACGATCACATTGAGACCGCGATTTACTACCAATCGTATTCCCTCTCCGAGACCACCGTCGTGCCCTTCTATCAAGGCACGAAGAACGAGACCTCTCTGACGGCGAGATTCGCTGCGGCGGGGAGTTTTCTGGAGAAGGTGGCGGTGGACGAGATTACTGGCGAGAGGGGGAAGAATGATAATGTGAATTTCAATTTGAGGATGCTTTCTAGGGTTAGGTTTGAGGCCAAGGTGTGGAGGACTCGAAGGAGGTTTCTGAAGGTGTTCTGTGGGGATCTAGTTCTTGGACTGCCGACTAGTGGGAGATCGGGGGTGTTAACCGGCGGACCGAGGCAGTGCCGCGTCGAGGCCTTCCCTCTCTCACTCAATCATCAAAATCGATTCCTCTCCCCATTCTCTCCACTCTCATCGCTCATCTCTCTTTGTTTCTCAccgctctctctttctctccgcCATTGCTCACTTCTCCGGCGAGAATTGCCAGCCGTCGTACCCCTCACATCCCTCCGCTCTCGCCACCGCCTCCCATctgtcctccctctctctctcgcatcTCCGATAGCAGACGGCCAAGGATGGAGCGCCTCCCCCGCTACTAGCCTCCCCCTCATCCCTCTCTCGCGTTTCCGGCAGCGGACGGCCAAGAAGGAGCCGCCGCTGCAGATCTTCTCCGGTCCGTTCTGTTGCTGGTTGGGGGTGGAGCCCactagaaattttaaaaaaaatattaagtga
- the LOC131017494 gene encoding cysteine proteinase inhibitor A-like: MAAPGAIRESEGSANSLEIDALARFALDEHNKKQNSLLEFKKVSNVKQQVVAGTMYYITLEAADGGHNKVYEAKVWVKPWMDFKEVQEFKHVGDA; the protein is encoded by the exons ATGGCAGCACCCGGAGCGATTCGCGAGAGCGAGGGATCAGCCAACAGCCTTGAAATCGACGCTCTAGCTCGTTTCGCCCTCGACGAACACAACAAGAAGCAG AATTCTCTGTTGGAGTTCAAAAAGGTGTCGAATGTGAAGCAGCAAGTTGTTGCGGGCACAATGTACTACATAACGCTGGAGGCGGCCGACGGAGGCCACAACAAAGTCTACGAGGCCAAGGTTTGGGTGAAGCCATGGATGGACTTCAAGGAAGTTCAGGAATTCAAGCACGTCGGCGACGCTTGA